A region of Elusimicrobiota bacterium DNA encodes the following proteins:
- the hpnC gene encoding squalene synthase HpnC, with product MPFSADLLPSSVSTLPLAYDACAKLAREHYENFPVASFWLPKEIRPAVAAVYAFARCADDFADEPGLTAPDRLSRLADWRRRLEACLTDHRQHPVFWALADVFSRHRLPKAPFENLLTAFEMDVQKARHATFDDLLYYCGRSANPVGEILLRLFGAWTEPMGRWSDAICTGLQLANFWQDVTVDALKGRLYIPLEDLAARGLSEQAALQGPATEALRDLMGFQVRRTRTIFAEGRALADQAPAPLRRELRFVWLGGMEILNKIERQGFDVWSRRPSLGAGDWARLVLPWLFWKPVPLAVAA from the coding sequence ATGCCGTTTTCCGCCGACCTCCTGCCCTCTTCCGTTTCAACGCTTCCGCTGGCTTACGACGCCTGCGCGAAGCTCGCTCGGGAACACTACGAGAATTTTCCCGTGGCCTCCTTTTGGTTGCCGAAAGAAATCCGCCCGGCGGTGGCCGCTGTCTACGCCTTCGCCCGGTGCGCCGACGACTTCGCCGACGAGCCCGGCCTCACCGCCCCGGACCGTCTCTCGCGCCTCGCGGACTGGCGGCGCCGCCTGGAGGCCTGCTTGACGGATCACCGGCAACACCCCGTCTTCTGGGCCTTGGCCGACGTCTTTTCGCGCCACCGCCTTCCCAAAGCCCCTTTCGAAAACCTTCTCACCGCCTTTGAGATGGACGTGCAAAAGGCCCGCCACGCGACCTTTGACGACCTCCTTTATTACTGCGGGCGCTCCGCCAACCCCGTGGGCGAGATCCTGCTCCGGCTATTCGGCGCCTGGACCGAACCCATGGGCCGTTGGTCCGACGCGATTTGCACGGGCCTCCAGTTGGCCAACTTTTGGCAGGACGTGACGGTGGACGCTCTGAAAGGCCGTTTGTACATCCCGCTGGAAGACCTGGCGGCGCGGGGTCTCTCCGAACAGGCCGCGCTTCAGGGCCCCGCCACGGAGGCGCTCCGCGATCTCATGGGGTTCCAGGTTCGCCGCACCCGGACGATCTTCGCCGAAGGGCGCGCTCTCGCGGACCAGGCCCCCGCCCCGCTCCGACGGGAGTTGCGTTTCGTTTGGCTGGGTGGAATGGAAATTTTAAATAAGATCGAGAGGCAGGGGTTTGATGTGTGGTCTCGCCGTCCTTCCCTGGGCGCGGGGGACTGGGCGCGGCTGGTTCTGCCCTGGCTTTTCTGGAAACCGGTTCCTTTGGCGGTGGCGGCATGA
- a CDS encoding endonuclease V — MEIRNLHPWDIPVDQALGIQEELARDLILRNEFDEIETIAGAAVAVDLKEGVAHAGVIVYAYPSLVPIEAVVAKQKLHFPPAPGLLSFREAPVLLEAFQRLDVEPDLIFFDGQGVAHPRKLGIASHMGLLLDRPTIGVSTTRLTGKSRTPGPKEGDVAELILESKLVGYVFRSKKGALPLYLSPGHRLDFETALKFVRTCMDGFRLPRPIREATALAEAAKKGKPKDFLNKLK; from the coding sequence ATGGAAATTAGAAATCTTCATCCCTGGGACATCCCAGTGGACCAAGCTCTTGGAATTCAAGAGGAACTGGCGCGGGACCTCATCCTTCGTAACGAATTCGATGAGATCGAGACCATTGCCGGCGCCGCCGTGGCGGTGGATTTGAAAGAAGGGGTGGCGCACGCCGGGGTCATTGTTTACGCTTACCCAAGCCTGGTTCCGATCGAAGCGGTGGTGGCCAAACAGAAACTCCACTTCCCCCCCGCGCCAGGGCTCCTGAGCTTTCGCGAGGCGCCGGTCCTGCTGGAGGCCTTTCAGCGGCTGGACGTCGAGCCGGATTTGATTTTTTTTGACGGACAGGGCGTCGCCCATCCCCGCAAATTAGGGATCGCCTCCCACATGGGACTTCTGCTGGACCGGCCGACGATCGGCGTCTCCACCACCCGACTCACGGGAAAGAGCCGAACCCCGGGCCCCAAAGAAGGCGATGTGGCGGAGTTGATCCTGGAAAGTAAGTTGGTGGGCTATGTTTTTCGTTCTAAGAAAGGGGCGCTTCCCCTCTACCTATCCCCCGGCCACCGCCTGGATTTTGAGACGGCCCTTAAATTTGTGCGAACCTGCATGGACGGCTTCCGCCTTCCGCGCCCGATCCGCGAGGCGACGGCACTGGCCGAAGCCGCCAAAAAGGGCAAACCGAAGGATTTTTTGAACAAACTGAAGTAG
- a CDS encoding squalene/phytoene synthase family protein, whose product MKLSFLKRPLSVFRMSNFAPAFILLPPRRRHALAAVYAFARAVDDAVDEIGIDANEPDRARAVLGRWRAVLNGEPADFEGREAAVWKSLQTVLSEFPIAKNDLLDLVDGVERDLTQTRYATFDALRVYCHGVAGTVGLACLPIFGLGPDLHRTFAEKLGLAMQLVNIIRDVKTDALRGRIYLPQEDLVRFGFGEAEVLAQVYNDNYRRMMAFQAERARAVFAEARAALPAESRRRARPALAMGRIYEMLLEKLESQGFAIFGEPPRLSFFERLRALAV is encoded by the coding sequence ATGAAATTGTCTTTTCTGAAACGTCCGCTCAGCGTGTTTCGCATGAGCAATTTCGCTCCGGCGTTTATCCTCCTGCCGCCCCGCCGACGCCACGCCCTGGCCGCGGTCTACGCCTTCGCCCGCGCGGTGGACGATGCCGTGGACGAAATCGGCATCGACGCCAACGAACCGGACCGGGCCCGGGCCGTCCTGGGCCGCTGGCGAGCGGTTCTGAACGGCGAACCCGCCGATTTCGAAGGCCGCGAGGCCGCGGTATGGAAGTCGCTCCAGACCGTCTTGTCGGAATTCCCCATCGCGAAGAACGATCTGCTGGATTTGGTGGACGGCGTGGAGCGGGATTTGACGCAAACCCGTTACGCGACTTTCGATGCGCTCCGGGTCTATTGTCACGGGGTGGCCGGCACGGTGGGGTTGGCTTGTTTGCCCATTTTCGGGCTCGGGCCGGACCTGCACCGGACCTTCGCCGAAAAGCTCGGGCTGGCGATGCAACTCGTCAACATCATTCGCGACGTGAAAACAGATGCTCTGCGCGGGCGGATCTATTTGCCCCAGGAAGATTTGGTTCGTTTCGGTTTCGGGGAGGCGGAGGTTTTGGCCCAGGTGTATAACGACAACTACCGTCGGATGATGGCGTTTCAGGCCGAACGCGCCCGCGCCGTTTTCGCCGAGGCCCGGGCCGCGCTTCCCGCGGAAAGCCGTCGACGGGCGCGCCCGGCGTTGGCCATGGGCCGGATCTACGAGATGCTTTTGGAAAAGTTGGAGTCCCAGGGGTTCGCGATTTTCGGCGAACCTCCCCGCCTCAGTTTTTTCGAACGACTCCGCGCCCTGGCGGTATAG